The proteins below come from a single Chloroflexota bacterium genomic window:
- a CDS encoding GNAT family N-acetyltransferase — protein sequence MSRQPIAVRIRPLRPEDIPAWVALINAADAVDELGRATTVEEARAKLRSPGYGYDRVLLAWHRRRLLGYADLWRQADDRAIGGVTVHPFFRGRGVGRKLLRRLIGLARREGVRVLDVPVVPRIQAAVALLIGAGFRRVRYWWEMVWVGRVPPPAPDPPPGVRLRTYHPGQDAQAWLALDAAAFSRHWGATPLTPEDVAALADRPDFDPDGLWFAEVDGKLVGQALARYNKQGPTLLGMPVGRIDEVAVLPAYRGRGIGRALVLAAMNYLWSRGCRVIELTVDGENARARRLYDTLGFVEAGQLHWYRYELESGRSSD from the coding sequence ATGAGCCGACAGCCGATCGCCGTCCGGATCCGGCCGTTGCGGCCGGAGGATATCCCCGCCTGGGTGGCCCTGATCAACGCCGCCGACGCGGTGGACGAGCTCGGCCGGGCTACCACCGTTGAGGAGGCGCGAGCGAAGCTGCGCTCCCCGGGCTACGGCTATGATCGCGTGCTCCTGGCCTGGCACCGTCGGCGGCTCCTGGGCTATGCGGACCTCTGGCGGCAGGCGGACGATCGCGCCATCGGCGGGGTGACCGTCCATCCCTTCTTCCGTGGGCGTGGGGTGGGGCGAAAGCTCCTGCGCCGCCTGATCGGCCTGGCCCGTCGGGAGGGCGTGCGCGTTCTCGATGTGCCGGTGGTGCCCCGGATCCAGGCCGCGGTCGCGCTGCTGATTGGCGCCGGCTTCCGACGTGTACGTTACTGGTGGGAGATGGTGTGGGTGGGGCGGGTGCCGCCGCCTGCCCCCGATCCGCCGCCGGGCGTGCGGCTGCGTACCTACCATCCGGGACAGGACGCGCAGGCCTGGCTGGCGCTGGATGCTGCGGCCTTCTCCCGTCATTGGGGGGCGACCCCGTTGACGCCGGAGGACGTCGCTGCCCTGGCAGACCGCCCGGATTTCGATCCGGATGGGCTGTGGTTCGCAGAGGTGGATGGGAAACTGGTCGGACAGGCATTGGCTCGCTATAATAAGCAAGGTCCGACGTTGCTGGGCATGCCGGTGGGGCGCATCGACGAGGTGGCCGTGTTGCCCGCGTATCGCGGCCGGGGAATCGGACGGGCGCTGGTGCTGGCCGCCATGAACTATCTGTGGTCTCGTGGCTGCCGGGTGATCGAGCTCACCGTGGACGGGGAAAACGCCCGCGCTCGCCGTTTGTATGATACACTGGGCTTCGTGGAGGCGGGACAGCTTCATTGGTACCGATATGAGCTTGAGAGCGGCAGATCGTCTGATTGA